Proteins from one Xenorhabdus griffiniae genomic window:
- the rsmE gene encoding 16S rRNA (uracil(1498)-N(3))-methyltransferase, whose protein sequence is MRIPRIYHPELLSTGVEIYLSDDAANHVGRVLRMSNGQALQLFDGSNQVFDAIITEASKKTVKVSILDGKLSDHESPLNLHLGQVMSRGEKMEFTIQKSVELGVNTITPLLSERCGVKLDIERLEKKLQQWKKIAISACEQCGRNRIPEIRPVMPLETWCAENDGSLKLNLHPRASHSINTLPLPVEKVRLLIGPEGGLSAEEIEMTAKYQFTDILLGPRVLRTETTALTAITALQVRFGDLG, encoded by the coding sequence ATGCGAATTCCCCGCATCTATCACCCTGAACTGCTCTCAACAGGAGTGGAAATTTATTTGAGTGACGATGCTGCCAATCACGTTGGTCGCGTGCTTAGAATGAGTAACGGGCAAGCGTTGCAACTCTTTGATGGCAGCAATCAGGTTTTTGATGCAATCATCACGGAAGCCAGTAAAAAAACGGTTAAAGTGTCTATCCTTGATGGCAAATTATCTGATCATGAATCCCCATTAAACCTACATCTGGGGCAGGTCATGTCCCGTGGTGAAAAAATGGAATTTACAATCCAAAAATCGGTTGAATTGGGTGTCAATACGATTACACCCCTCTTGTCTGAACGTTGTGGCGTCAAACTGGATATAGAAAGGCTGGAGAAGAAATTACAACAATGGAAAAAAATTGCCATTTCTGCCTGTGAACAGTGCGGACGTAACCGAATCCCTGAAATCCGCCCTGTTATGCCACTGGAAACCTGGTGTGCAGAAAACGATGGCAGCTTAAAATTGAATCTGCATCCCCGTGCCAGCCATAGCATTAATACCCTCCCACTTCCTGTGGAAAAAGTGCGTCTGCTGATTGGCCCTGAAGGGGGATTGTCTGCCGAAGAAATAGAAATGACAGCAAAATATCAATTTACTGATATCCTGTTAGGGCCTCGCGTCTTGAGGACAGAAACGACGGCACTTACCGCAATTACCGCATTGCAAGTACGTTTTGGTGATCTGGGTTAA
- a CDS encoding prepilin peptidase — MFFCSTLLLLAVIDIKTYCLPDIITLPLLWLGLLVNIDGNLVSIKSAIYGAISGYLFLWFLYWLCRYTLNKEGIGYGDLKLTAAIGAWLGVEMIPILMLMASLLGIFGFVIIGMKRKSFPEFIAFGPYLCLSAIVLLGYGIGRV, encoded by the coding sequence ATGTTTTTCTGTAGTACCTTGTTGTTATTGGCTGTTATCGATATAAAAACATATTGCTTGCCAGATATTATTACTCTTCCTTTATTATGGTTGGGTCTTTTGGTTAATATTGATGGTAACTTGGTTTCGATAAAGAGTGCAATATACGGCGCCATATCAGGGTATCTTTTTTTATGGTTTTTGTATTGGTTGTGTCGATATACCTTAAATAAGGAAGGAATTGGTTATGGTGATCTTAAATTAACCGCAGCAATCGGTGCCTGGTTGGGTGTGGAAATGATACCAATATTGATGCTAATGGCTTCATTATTGGGGATATTTGGATTTGTAATAATTGGCATGAAAAGAAAATCTTTTCCTGAGTTTATCGCATTTGGGCCTTATTTATGTTTATCTGCGATAGTATTACTGGGGTATGGTATTGGCAGAGTATAG
- a CDS encoding MBL fold metallo-hydrolase: MARKTTFNIALAATLSLGMASLAQATDLKLDIYNPGERGVFPVSSEIISGDHEVVLIDAQFKKNDAQELVKMIQQTGKKLTTIYISQSDPDFYFGLDVITEAFPDAKVIASPETIKAINETKDGKLAYWGGILADQAPKKIVVPEPLEGNTFTVDGEKLIVEGLDGPAADRTFVWVPKLKAVVGGVTVSDNIHVWIADTQTKASRQHWQQTLDRIKSLQPKTVVPGHYLGNSSMTLDSVTFTQNYLTTLEKELPKAKDSNALIAAMKKHYPDLADESSLELSAKVLKGEMKWPQ, translated from the coding sequence ATGGCTCGCAAAACAACATTCAACATCGCTCTGGCAGCGACACTCTCCTTGGGGATGGCATCACTGGCTCAAGCAACCGATCTAAAATTGGATATCTACAACCCAGGTGAAAGAGGCGTCTTTCCTGTTTCTTCCGAAATTATCAGTGGTGATCATGAAGTTGTCCTGATTGATGCCCAATTTAAGAAAAATGATGCACAAGAGCTGGTAAAAATGATCCAGCAAACAGGCAAAAAATTGACAACGATCTATATCAGCCAATCCGATCCTGATTTTTATTTTGGCCTTGATGTGATCACCGAAGCATTCCCTGATGCCAAAGTTATCGCATCACCAGAAACCATCAAAGCGATCAATGAAACCAAAGATGGTAAGCTGGCTTATTGGGGTGGAATTCTTGCAGATCAGGCTCCCAAAAAGATCGTCGTACCAGAACCACTGGAAGGAAACACCTTCACTGTCGATGGTGAAAAACTGATTGTTGAAGGTTTAGATGGCCCAGCCGCAGATCGTACTTTTGTCTGGGTTCCTAAATTAAAAGCCGTTGTGGGTGGTGTGACTGTTTCTGACAATATCCATGTATGGATTGCAGATACCCAGACCAAAGCATCACGCCAGCATTGGCAACAAACATTGGATCGCATCAAGAGCCTGCAACCTAAAACTGTTGTACCAGGCCACTATTTAGGGAATTCATCAATGACATTGGACTCAGTGACTTTTACCCAGAATTATCTGACCACACTGGAAAAAGAGTTACCGAAAGCAAAAGATTCCAATGCACTGATTGCAGCCATGAAAAAACACTATCCAGATTTGGCTGATGAATCCAGCCTTGAACTCAGTGCTAAGGTATTAAAAGGCGAAATGAAGTGGCCTCAGTAA
- a CDS encoding LysR family transcriptional regulator, with translation MDRITATQVFIAIVEQGSLIAAAERLDMSRAMVSRYLAEMEKWAGVRLLHRTTRKIGLTSAGESVYQRSLKLMELTEGIPVQQSLETQTLKGLLRVSCSQSLGVSALAVAIPEFMRVYPHIAVNLQMDNKAVNLIEERIDLAIRITNNLEPNLIARPLSTCHSIVCAAPSYLAGKSIPNNPMDLTAHNCLNYNFFGKSLWVFEKQHEHYSVPVSGTLSANESTVLMEAALQGAGITMQPYYSVSSYLVSGQLVELLPDYQPQAMGIYGIYTSRQNMPATLRALLDFLVDWFATSPHWQQLMLKR, from the coding sequence ATGGATAGGATCACCGCAACACAAGTGTTTATTGCGATTGTTGAACAGGGTAGCCTGATTGCAGCAGCGGAACGGTTGGATATGTCGAGGGCAATGGTATCGCGATATTTGGCTGAAATGGAAAAGTGGGCAGGAGTTCGCTTATTACATCGTACAACACGTAAAATTGGCCTGACTTCGGCAGGTGAGAGTGTTTATCAACGTAGCCTTAAATTAATGGAATTGACGGAAGGAATACCTGTACAGCAATCTTTGGAAACACAAACCTTGAAGGGATTGTTGCGAGTGAGTTGTTCCCAGTCATTGGGCGTTAGTGCGCTGGCAGTTGCTATTCCTGAATTTATGCGGGTATATCCGCACATTGCCGTCAATCTGCAAATGGATAATAAAGCCGTCAATTTAATAGAAGAACGCATTGATTTGGCGATCCGTATTACCAATAATTTGGAGCCAAATCTGATCGCTCGCCCATTATCGACTTGCCATTCCATTGTTTGTGCTGCGCCGTCTTATTTAGCAGGAAAATCTATTCCCAACAATCCTATGGATTTAACAGCACATAACTGCCTGAACTATAACTTTTTCGGCAAGAGTTTATGGGTATTTGAAAAACAGCATGAACACTATTCAGTCCCTGTCAGTGGTACGCTAAGTGCCAATGAATCTACTGTATTAATGGAAGCTGCTTTGCAGGGAGCTGGAATTACAATGCAGCCTTACTATTCTGTTTCTTCTTATTTGGTGTCAGGGCAATTAGTTGAGTTGCTACCTGATTACCAACCCCAGGCTATGGGGATCTATGGCATTTATACCAGCCGCCAGAATATGCCAGCGACTTTGCGTGCACTGTTAGATTTTCTGGTGGATTGGTTTGCTACATCACCCCATTGGCAGCAATTAATGTTGAAACGCTAA
- a CDS encoding LysR family transcriptional regulator codes for MHSCSWRHIEIFHAVMTTNNLTDAALLLKTSQPTVSRELARLEQLLKLKLFDRIKGRLFPTAQGLRLFEEVQRSYYGLERIINAADSIRQFEQAQLSIACLPMFSQSLLPKACCSFIEHYPEARLIIVPQESPLLEEWLSAQRHDIGLTEHLQAPAGTERETLITLNEVCVLPINHPLSQKSQLTPADFHNQKFISLSITDSYRQLIDTIFTEHQINRKIVMETHSAASICAMINEGIGLSIVNPLTALDYLENSTTICIRPFSIDIPFTVSLIKPIHRPSSEPVEAFITHLKQQAALFAEKLALAFQH; via the coding sequence ATGCATTCCTGTTCATGGCGACATATTGAAATTTTTCATGCTGTAATGACCACTAACAACCTGACTGATGCAGCATTACTACTGAAAACCTCCCAACCCACCGTCAGCCGTGAACTTGCACGCCTTGAACAATTACTGAAACTGAAATTGTTTGATCGCATCAAAGGGCGTCTGTTTCCCACCGCGCAAGGATTACGTCTATTCGAAGAGGTGCAACGCTCTTATTATGGACTGGAAAGAATAATTAATGCGGCTGACAGTATCCGACAATTTGAACAGGCGCAGTTATCCATCGCTTGCCTGCCAATGTTCTCCCAATCTCTGCTGCCAAAAGCCTGTTGCAGTTTTATCGAACACTATCCTGAAGCCAGATTGATCATCGTTCCACAAGAATCTCCCCTTTTGGAAGAATGGCTTTCAGCACAGCGTCATGATATTGGCTTAACCGAACATTTGCAGGCGCCGGCAGGTACTGAACGAGAAACGTTGATCACCTTAAATGAAGTTTGTGTCTTACCCATTAATCATCCGCTCAGTCAAAAATCACAACTAACGCCAGCAGATTTTCACAATCAAAAATTTATCAGCCTCTCGATCACAGACAGTTACAGGCAACTGATTGATACAATCTTTACGGAGCATCAAATCAATCGCAAGATAGTAATGGAAACCCATAGCGCAGCTTCAATTTGTGCCATGATTAACGAAGGTATTGGCCTGTCTATCGTAAACCCGCTCACTGCATTGGATTATTTAGAGAACAGTACAACCATTTGCATTCGGCCATTCAGTATCGACATTCCATTTACAGTCAGTTTAATCAAACCCATACATCGCCCCTCCTCAGAGCCTGTAGAGGCTTTCATTACACATCTAAAACAACAGGCTGCTCTATTTGCCGAAAAACTGGCATTAGCGTTTCAACATTAA
- the lysA gene encoding diaminopimelate decarboxylase, whose translation MTISTFTYGSEGHFTPDNLLRLPMQYGTPLWVYDGDNIIKQIKKLKPFDVIRFAQKACSNTHILRLIREQGVKVDAVSLGEIERALYAGFQPGRDKSEIVFTADVIDEATLSRVIELDIPVNAGSIDMLAQIGERQSGHPVWLRINPGFGHGHSQKTNTGGENSKHGIWFQDLPLAIVKIHQYGLKLVGLHMHIGSGVDYQHLANVCNAMVEQVMLCGEDIQAISAGGGLSIPYQEGEESVDTEHYYSLWHEARQRIEQHLGHHVELEIEPGRFLVAESGILMAEVRAVKSMGNRRYVLVDAGFNDLMRPAMYGSYHPISVLSVNALPETTSLETIVAGPLCESGDVFTQLEGGEVVSRMLPPVSVGDYLIFHHTGAYGASMSSNYNSRPLIPEILFTQGEARLIRRRQTIEELLSLESI comes from the coding sequence ATGACTATATCGACTTTTACTTATGGCTCAGAGGGACATTTTACCCCTGATAATTTACTCCGTTTACCTATGCAGTATGGAACACCATTGTGGGTTTATGATGGCGATAACATCATCAAGCAAATCAAAAAATTAAAACCGTTTGATGTTATTCGGTTCGCACAGAAAGCGTGTTCCAATACCCATATTTTACGCTTGATAAGAGAGCAGGGCGTGAAAGTTGATGCAGTGTCATTGGGAGAAATCGAGCGGGCGCTCTATGCCGGTTTTCAGCCTGGTCGCGATAAATCAGAAATTGTATTCACTGCGGATGTGATCGATGAGGCAACCTTGTCGCGTGTTATTGAACTGGATATTCCGGTCAATGCCGGTTCTATTGATATGCTGGCACAGATAGGTGAACGTCAGTCTGGACATCCGGTTTGGTTACGCATTAATCCCGGATTTGGGCATGGGCATAGCCAAAAGACCAATACTGGCGGCGAAAATAGCAAACATGGGATCTGGTTTCAGGATCTTCCTCTGGCAATTGTAAAAATTCATCAATATGGTTTGAAATTAGTGGGACTGCATATGCACATTGGTTCAGGGGTGGATTATCAGCATCTTGCCAATGTCTGTAATGCTATGGTAGAGCAGGTCATGCTATGCGGGGAGGATATTCAAGCCATTTCCGCAGGCGGTGGCTTATCCATTCCTTATCAGGAGGGTGAAGAATCAGTCGATACCGAACACTATTACAGCTTGTGGCATGAGGCTCGCCAGCGTATTGAACAGCATTTGGGGCATCATGTTGAGCTGGAAATCGAACCTGGCCGTTTTCTGGTGGCGGAATCTGGGATCTTGATGGCGGAAGTACGGGCAGTTAAATCTATGGGCAATCGGCGTTATGTGCTGGTAGATGCGGGTTTCAATGACTTAATGCGTCCGGCAATGTATGGCAGTTATCACCCTATTTCTGTATTGTCGGTAAACGCGCTGCCGGAAACCACATCGTTAGAAACTATCGTCGCGGGACCGTTATGTGAATCAGGCGATGTGTTTACACAGTTGGAAGGTGGAGAGGTTGTATCACGCATGTTGCCCCCTGTTAGTGTTGGGGATTATCTAATTTTTCACCATACCGGCGCTTATGGTGCTTCTATGTCTTCAAATTATAATAGTCGCCCTTTGATCCCTGAAATTTTGTTTACTCAGGGAGAGGCGCGTTTGATCCGCCGTCGCCAGACAATCGAAGAGTTGTTATCGCTTGAGTCCATTTAA
- the fadE gene encoding acyl-CoA dehydrogenase FadE has protein sequence MTAFSIILFLVLIGGLCYHKVSLTLSSLLLVAYTFVMSITGLWSYWLLLPLVIVLFPLVFTPVRISLFSAPGLKAFRRVMPSMSKTEKEAIDAGTTWWEGDLFRGNPDWQKLHNYPKPQLTAEEQAFIDGPVEEACRMANDFQITHELADLPPELWAYLKEHRFFAMIIKKEYGGLEFSAYAQSQVLQKLAGVSGILAITVGVPNSLGPGELLQHYGTDEQKKRYLPGLARGEEIPCFALTSPEAGSDAGAIPDTGVVCMGEWQGEQVLGMRLNWNKRYITLAPIATVLGLAFKLYDPDHLLGDTESLGITCALIPTNTPGVEIGHRHFPLNIPFQNGPTRGKDIFVPIDYIIGGPKMAGQGWRMLVECLSVGRGITLPSNATGGLKSAAMAIGAYSYIRRQFKLPIGKMEGIEEPLARIAGNAYVMDAAATMITSGIMLGEKPSVLSAIVKYHCTHRGQRSIIDAMDIAGGKGICLGPSNFLARGYQGAPIAITVEGANILTRSMIIFGQGAIRCHPYVLAEIAAAESNNVKHFDKALFGHLGHVASNTLRSLWLGITKGRTSRSPVNDATRRYYQQINRLSANLALLSDVSMGVLGGSLKRRERISARLGDILSQIFLASATLKRYEDEGRQKEDFPLVQWAVEDSLNQAEHAMNDLLRNFPNRLVAGLMRLIIFPLGRVHTAPSDKLDHKLAQILQTPSATRSRIGRGQYLTPSKHNPHGLLEEALHDIIAAEPIHVRLSREAGKTLSFTRLDKLAEQALAENKITQEEAEILKRAEISRLRSINVDEFEPDAFAVPHAAKKPESQRQDKAA, from the coding sequence ATGACCGCTTTCAGCATTATCTTATTTTTAGTCTTGATTGGCGGGCTTTGTTACCACAAAGTCAGCTTGACGCTTAGCAGCTTGCTGCTTGTTGCCTATACGTTCGTTATGAGTATAACTGGCCTTTGGAGTTATTGGTTGTTGTTACCACTGGTCATCGTCCTGTTCCCTCTTGTCTTTACACCTGTACGTATATCTTTATTCTCTGCACCTGGCCTAAAAGCCTTCCGTAGGGTTATGCCAAGCATGTCCAAAACAGAGAAAGAAGCCATTGATGCAGGAACGACATGGTGGGAAGGCGATCTATTCCGTGGTAACCCTGACTGGCAAAAACTGCATAACTATCCAAAGCCACAGTTAACTGCTGAGGAACAAGCATTTATTGATGGTCCGGTAGAAGAAGCCTGCCGCATGGCAAATGATTTCCAAATCACCCACGAACTGGCTGACTTACCACCTGAGCTTTGGGCCTACCTGAAAGAACATCGTTTCTTTGCCATGATCATCAAGAAAGAATATGGTGGTCTGGAATTTTCCGCTTATGCTCAATCTCAGGTATTGCAAAAACTGGCTGGTGTATCGGGTATTCTGGCAATTACTGTTGGCGTACCTAACTCTCTGGGGCCGGGGGAATTGCTGCAACACTATGGCACAGACGAACAGAAAAAACGTTATTTGCCTGGTCTGGCCCGTGGTGAAGAGATCCCCTGCTTTGCTTTGACCAGCCCAGAAGCCGGTTCAGATGCAGGAGCTATTCCTGATACGGGTGTTGTCTGTATGGGAGAATGGCAAGGCGAGCAAGTGCTTGGTATGCGCCTGAACTGGAATAAGCGTTACATCACCCTTGCTCCTATTGCCACCGTGCTGGGATTAGCATTTAAACTGTATGATCCTGATCATCTGCTGGGTGATACCGAATCATTGGGCATTACCTGTGCCTTAATCCCAACCAATACACCGGGCGTTGAAATTGGTCACCGCCATTTCCCTCTGAATATCCCATTCCAGAATGGCCCAACGCGGGGTAAAGATATTTTTGTTCCTATCGACTACATCATTGGTGGACCTAAAATGGCAGGCCAAGGCTGGCGTATGCTGGTTGAATGTCTGTCTGTTGGTCGTGGCATTACCTTGCCATCCAACGCAACAGGGGGATTAAAAAGCGCAGCTATGGCAATCGGTGCTTATTCCTATATTCGCCGTCAATTCAAGTTGCCTATCGGTAAAATGGAAGGTATCGAAGAACCATTGGCACGTATCGCGGGTAATGCTTACGTGATGGATGCGGCTGCAACCATGATCACCAGTGGTATCATGTTGGGCGAAAAACCTTCAGTTCTGTCTGCTATCGTGAAATACCATTGTACGCACAGAGGCCAACGTTCCATTATTGATGCGATGGATATCGCTGGCGGCAAAGGTATCTGTCTTGGACCCTCTAACTTCCTTGCTCGCGGTTATCAAGGGGCACCCATTGCTATCACCGTTGAAGGTGCGAATATCCTGACCCGCAGCATGATCATCTTTGGTCAGGGTGCAATCCGTTGCCATCCTTATGTACTGGCTGAAATTGCCGCCGCAGAAAGCAACAATGTGAAACACTTTGACAAGGCGCTGTTTGGTCACTTAGGCCATGTTGCCAGTAACACGCTGCGCAGCCTGTGGCTTGGTATCACCAAAGGCAGAACCAGCCGTTCACCAGTCAATGATGCAACTCGCCGTTACTACCAACAAATCAACCGCTTAAGCGCCAACCTTGCCCTGCTCTCTGATGTTTCAATGGGCGTATTGGGAGGCAGCCTGAAACGCCGTGAACGCATTTCAGCGCGTCTGGGGGACATTCTGAGTCAAATCTTCCTGGCTTCTGCCACGTTGAAACGCTATGAAGACGAAGGACGCCAGAAAGAAGATTTCCCATTGGTGCAATGGGCAGTAGAAGATAGCCTGAATCAGGCTGAACATGCTATGAATGACTTGCTACGCAATTTCCCTAATCGTTTGGTTGCAGGTTTGATGCGATTGATTATTTTCCCATTGGGACGTGTACATACTGCACCATCCGATAAATTGGATCACAAACTGGCTCAGATATTACAGACTCCTTCCGCAACTCGTAGCCGGATTGGACGTGGGCAATATCTGACACCAAGCAAACATAACCCTCACGGGTTACTGGAAGAAGCATTGCACGATATCATCGCCGCAGAGCCAATCCATGTTCGCTTGAGCCGCGAAGCAGGTAAGACACTGAGCTTCACCCGTCTGGATAAATTAGCTGAACAGGCTCTGGCTGAAAACAAAATCACTCAGGAAGAAGCAGAGATCCTGAAACGTGCCGAAATCAGCCGATTGCGTTCAATCAATGTCGATGAATTTGAGCCGGATGCATTTGCTGTACCCCATGCAGCAAAAAAGCCTGAAAGTCAGCGTCAAGATAAAGCCGCCTGA
- the lpcA gene encoding D-sedoheptulose 7-phosphate isomerase, with product MYQELIRSELSEAADTLANFLNDDANIDAIQKAAVLLADSFKAGGKVLSCGNGGSHCDAMHFAEELTGRYRENRPGYPAIAISDPSHLSCVSNDFGYDYVFSRYVEAVGQKGDVLLGISTSGNSGNIIKAVEAARAKGMKVITLTGKDGGKMAGTADVEIRVPHFGYADRIQEIHIKVIHILIQLIEKEMVKA from the coding sequence ATGTATCAAGAACTGATCCGCAGTGAATTATCCGAAGCCGCAGATACGTTGGCTAACTTCCTTAATGATGATGCAAATATCGACGCCATTCAAAAAGCGGCGGTTTTGCTGGCTGATTCATTCAAGGCTGGAGGAAAAGTGCTTTCCTGTGGTAATGGTGGCTCACATTGTGATGCCATGCATTTTGCGGAAGAATTGACAGGCCGCTACCGTGAAAATCGTCCGGGATATCCGGCCATTGCGATTTCTGATCCTAGCCACTTATCTTGCGTAAGCAATGACTTTGGTTATGACTATGTATTTTCCCGTTATGTTGAAGCGGTCGGTCAGAAAGGCGATGTCCTGCTGGGTATTTCAACTTCTGGAAACTCTGGCAACATCATTAAAGCCGTTGAAGCCGCCCGTGCCAAAGGTATGAAAGTCATTACACTGACTGGCAAGGATGGTGGAAAAATGGCAGGAACAGCAGATGTTGAAATTCGAGTACCACATTTTGGTTATGCCGATCGTATTCAGGAGATCCACATTAAAGTCATTCATATCTTGATTCAATTGATTGAAAAAGAAATGGTAAAAGCCTGA
- a CDS encoding class II glutamine amidotransferase codes for MCELLGMSANVPTDIVFSLSGLIQRGGHTGPHKDGWGVTFYEGLGYRTFKDHQSSCYSPVARFVQGYPIKSEVIVAHIRQANSGNVSLVNTHPFTRELWGRYWTYAHNGQLKGYSKLKTGNYRPVGETDSEWAFCWILHQLSLKYPKRPSNWSAVFKFIASLADQLRKKGVFNMLLSDGQFVMAYCSTQLHWITRRAPFGRAKLLDQDVEIDFQQHTQPGDVVSVIATQPLTENEVWHRIESGDYALFHLGERII; via the coding sequence ATGTGTGAATTACTTGGCATGAGTGCCAACGTGCCAACAGATATCGTATTCAGTTTGAGTGGACTCATTCAGCGTGGCGGACATACCGGTCCACATAAGGATGGTTGGGGAGTTACTTTCTATGAGGGATTGGGATACCGGACGTTTAAAGATCACCAATCCAGTTGCTATTCACCTGTAGCTCGATTTGTACAAGGCTATCCGATCAAATCAGAAGTGATTGTCGCCCATATTCGTCAGGCAAACAGTGGTAATGTTTCCTTGGTTAATACCCATCCCTTTACCCGTGAACTGTGGGGAAGGTATTGGACTTACGCCCACAATGGCCAACTTAAAGGATACAGTAAGTTGAAAACGGGTAATTACCGGCCGGTGGGTGAGACAGACAGTGAATGGGCATTTTGCTGGATATTGCATCAACTATCGTTGAAATATCCCAAGCGACCTTCCAATTGGTCTGCGGTGTTTAAATTTATTGCTTCTCTGGCGGATCAACTGAGAAAGAAAGGTGTTTTCAATATGCTGTTGTCAGACGGGCAGTTCGTTATGGCTTACTGTTCGACGCAATTGCATTGGATTACTCGTCGTGCCCCTTTCGGCAGGGCTAAATTACTCGATCAGGATGTTGAAATCGATTTCCAGCAGCACACCCAGCCAGGGGATGTCGTATCCGTGATTGCTACCCAACCTTTAACCGAAAATGAAGTTTGGCACCGTATTGAATCAGGTGACTATGCGCTATTTCATCTTGGAGAGAGAATAATTTGA
- a CDS encoding Na(+)-translocating NADH-quinone reductase subunit A: protein MIKIKKGLDLPIAGAPAQVIEDGPAIRHVALLGEEYVGMRPSMLVKEGEHVKKGQILFEDKKNPGVVFTSPASGRVVTIGRGERRVLQSVVIEVNGDEKVTFDRYERAELTGLSREQVEKNLLASGLWTALRTRPFSRTPVPGSTPKAIFITAMDTQPLAADPLVVIATQEEAFVDGLNVLSRLTEGKIHVCHGAGNIPTVGNNAQITYNQFSGPHPAGLAGTHIHFIEPVSAQKTVWHLGYQDVIAIGKLFTTGELYTDRVVSLAGPQVKSPRLIRTRLGADLLELTQNQLQEGENRIVSGSVLYGTKSDDVRHYLGRFHTLVSVLAEGREKELFGWIAPGANKFSITRTTIGHFLKKKRFAFSTTTNGGERSMVPIGNYERVMPLDIMATHLLRDLLAGDTDSAQALGCLELDEEDLALCTYVCPGKYEYGPVLREVLTKIELEG from the coding sequence ATGATTAAAATTAAAAAAGGACTCGACCTCCCAATAGCAGGAGCGCCTGCCCAAGTTATAGAAGATGGTCCGGCAATTCGCCATGTTGCTTTACTCGGTGAAGAATATGTTGGAATGCGTCCTTCTATGCTGGTTAAGGAAGGTGAGCATGTCAAAAAAGGGCAAATTCTTTTTGAAGATAAGAAGAATCCAGGGGTTGTTTTCACTAGTCCCGCAAGCGGGAGAGTTGTCACTATTGGACGTGGTGAACGTCGTGTTTTGCAATCCGTTGTTATTGAAGTGAATGGCGATGAGAAAGTCACATTTGATCGCTATGAACGTGCTGAACTTACTGGCTTAAGCCGTGAACAAGTAGAGAAAAATCTGCTGGCGTCAGGATTATGGACAGCGTTGCGTACACGTCCTTTCAGCCGTACCCCTGTTCCCGGTTCCACACCAAAGGCAATCTTTATTACGGCAATGGACACCCAGCCACTGGCTGCTGATCCACTCGTCGTTATCGCAACTCAGGAAGAGGCTTTTGTTGATGGTCTGAATGTTCTGTCAAGATTGACAGAGGGGAAAATCCACGTTTGCCACGGCGCTGGAAATATTCCAACAGTGGGAAATAACGCTCAAATCACCTATAACCAGTTTTCTGGCCCCCATCCAGCGGGTTTGGCAGGTACGCATATTCATTTTATTGAACCTGTTAGTGCTCAAAAAACGGTTTGGCATCTGGGTTATCAGGATGTCATTGCTATCGGCAAATTGTTTACCACGGGTGAGCTTTATACTGATCGTGTGGTATCCCTGGCAGGGCCACAGGTTAAATCACCGCGCTTGATACGTACTCGGTTGGGGGCTGATTTGCTGGAATTGACGCAAAATCAGTTGCAAGAGGGCGAAAACCGTATTGTTTCTGGTTCCGTACTCTATGGTACAAAATCCGATGACGTTCGCCATTATCTTGGCCGCTTCCATACGTTAGTTTCTGTACTTGCTGAAGGGCGGGAAAAGGAGCTGTTTGGTTGGATTGCGCCGGGCGCGAATAAGTTCTCGATTACCCGTACCACAATCGGCCACTTCCTGAAAAAGAAACGTTTTGCTTTCTCAACCACAACAAACGGTGGAGAACGTTCTATGGTGCCCATTGGCAACTATGAGCGTGTCATGCCACTGGATATCATGGCAACTCATCTGCTGCGTGATTTGCTTGCAGGTGATACTGATAGCGCTCAGGCGCTGGGTTGTCTGGAGCTGGATGAAGAAGATTTGGCATTGTGTACCTATGTTTGTCCAGGCAAATATGAGTACGGTCCAGTACTGCGTGAAGTGCTGACTAAGATTGAGCTGGAAGGGTAA